GCTATAACCTTATCCATAAGCTTCATCCCTCTCTGACCTCGGCGTCTCTTGATGTTCTGCGCAAGGAAACAGAAACACAACTCCTCTGTTTTCAACAAAAAACAGAGTGTCCGATAACCGTTGTCTATGATGGAAAAGGGAGCCCCAGAGAGAGTGCGTGCGGGGCGCCACTGCATATCGTCTTTACTTCAGCCTCAAAAAGTGCTGATCACTGGATCATTGATTACGTAAAGTCGTTGAACACAAGAGTAAAAAAGGTTACTATTGTAAGTTCAGACGATGAGATTCGACGGTACGCAACAGCATTCGGAGCAACATGCGTAAAATCCGAGACATTTGCACTGCAACTCAATGAACTGACAGCAGATGCTGCCGTTCAGGACAAGAGCCGCCACTCCCTGCGCATGACGGTCAAAGAAAAAAAATTCAATGACAAATTGTTGAGCGAAAGGGAAGTTTCTCGATGGATGAAGCTCTTCGCACGCGAAAAATCGTAGTAACAACCCGGCTCATTTTCTTATACTTTTGTTTGTCACCAA
The DNA window shown above is from Pelodictyon phaeoclathratiforme BU-1 and carries:
- a CDS encoding NYN domain-containing protein, producing the protein MNTTPMKRGAKEILIDGYNLIHKLHPSLTSASLDVLRKETETQLLCFQQKTECPITVVYDGKGSPRESACGAPLHIVFTSASKSADHWIIDYVKSLNTRVKKVTIVSSDDEIRRYATAFGATCVKSETFALQLNELTADAAVQDKSRHSLRMTVKEKKFNDKLLSEREVSRWMKLFAREKS